Proteins encoded together in one Thermoplasmata archaeon window:
- a CDS encoding beta-propeller fold lactonase family protein: MRRNKRIVSGVMACVIMGLLVLGSALLLPVVAAHPGGGDGPASERGIRAVYTETNAAAGNAIVWYARARDGQLSWKGTVSAGGLGTDSGLGSQGALALGDDNRILVAVDAGSNELSVFRVSPGGLTLTDVVASGGIMPISVTIHDDWVYVVNAGGETPNIAGFRLDGRGTLSAIPGSEQSLSGSGPAQISFNPEGRVLVVTEKTTNSIDTFTVDHHGVASGAISHASNGAVPFGFAFDEDGHLIVSEAGGGPNGTSALSSYQVGHDGSLTTISASIPDFEYAACWVAVTNHGRFAYTSNAHPPSNDLSRYELSDHGQLALDQEVAAKPGNGPTDLGISGNGRFLYVLDSGDGALAGFLIHGDGTLSSVSTASGLPASDVGLVAT; encoded by the coding sequence ATGCGGAGGAACAAACGGATCGTATCGGGTGTGATGGCATGCGTGATCATGGGATTGCTCGTCCTCGGGAGTGCGCTGCTCCTTCCGGTCGTGGCCGCGCATCCGGGCGGAGGCGATGGTCCTGCGTCCGAGCGAGGCATCCGAGCCGTCTACACGGAGACGAACGCCGCGGCGGGGAACGCCATTGTCTGGTACGCCCGGGCCCGCGACGGTCAGCTGTCGTGGAAGGGGACCGTGTCCGCGGGAGGCCTAGGGACGGACAGCGGGCTGGGGAGCCAGGGAGCCCTCGCGCTGGGGGATGACAACCGCATCCTCGTCGCCGTCGATGCGGGAAGCAACGAACTCTCCGTGTTCCGTGTGAGCCCGGGTGGCTTGACGCTAACCGACGTTGTGGCGTCCGGGGGCATCATGCCCATCAGCGTGACGATCCATGACGACTGGGTCTACGTGGTGAACGCGGGCGGCGAGACCCCGAACATCGCGGGCTTCCGGCTCGACGGCCGGGGCACGCTGTCCGCCATCCCGGGATCCGAGCAGAGCCTGAGCGGGTCGGGACCCGCCCAGATCTCCTTCAACCCCGAGGGGCGGGTCCTCGTCGTGACGGAGAAGACGACGAACTCGATCGACACGTTCACTGTGGACCACCATGGCGTCGCGAGTGGGGCGATCTCCCACGCGTCCAACGGCGCCGTGCCGTTCGGGTTCGCGTTCGACGAGGACGGACACCTGATCGTGAGCGAGGCGGGAGGCGGACCCAACGGGACGTCCGCGCTCTCCTCCTACCAGGTCGGGCACGACGGTAGCCTGACGACGATCAGCGCCTCGATCCCGGACTTCGAGTATGCAGCCTGCTGGGTTGCGGTCACGAACCACGGCCGCTTCGCGTACACGAGCAACGCGCACCCCCCGAGCAACGACCTCTCGAGGTACGAGCTCAGCGACCACGGGCAGCTTGCGCTGGACCAGGAGGTCGCCGCGAAGCCGGGCAACGGCCCGACGGACCTGGGGATCAGCGGGAACGGCAGGTTCCTGTACGTCCTGGATTCGGGGGACGGAGCCCTTGCCGGCTTCCTCATCCACGGGGACGGCACGCTGTCGTCCGTCTCGACCGCCTCGGGACTCCCCGCGAGTGATGTGGGCCTCGTGGCCACGTGA